From Vagococcus jeotgali, one genomic window encodes:
- a CDS encoding CPBP family intramembrane glutamic endopeptidase, whose translation MICTSLVVYIYYQTAQKISLSKVLTSKILLSGIFGMLVGVLFQFFMIWLSHFVIQRTQIPFNMLNQLPISQGNSWLLLIPIVFVPIMEECVFRYSMINFLNQKLPVTFSILISSLLFALMHGGGHILTYTGLGILFYFIYHYSKSLISPIIAHVGMNLLVILFNI comes from the coding sequence ATGATATGTACCAGTTTAGTCGTATATATATATTATCAAACGGCTCAAAAAATTAGTTTATCAAAAGTGTTGACTAGTAAAATTTTATTAAGTGGTATATTTGGTATGTTAGTAGGAGTTTTATTTCAATTTTTTATGATTTGGTTGAGTCATTTTGTTATCCAAAGGACACAAATTCCTTTTAATATGCTAAATCAATTGCCTATTAGTCAAGGAAATAGTTGGTTGTTACTTATTCCGATTGTATTTGTTCCTATTATGGAAGAGTGTGTATTTCGTTATAGTATGATTAATTTTCTAAATCAAAAGTTACCTGTAACTTTTTCTATTTTGATCAGTTCGCTTTTATTTGCTTTGATGCATGGCGGGGGACATATTTTAACTTACACAGGATTAGGCATTTTATTTTATTTCATTTACCATTACTCAAAAAGTCTCATCTCACCAATAATAGCTCATGTTGGAATGAATTTATTAGTTATTTTATTTAATATTTAA
- the groES gene encoding co-chaperone GroES: MLKPLGDRVMIKVQEAEETTASGLVLTSASKEKSQTGTIVAIGNGRTLDNGTVLPMSVEVGQTVVFEKYTGQEITDAGEDFLILHEQDIIAIVE; encoded by the coding sequence TTGTTAAAACCATTAGGAGATCGTGTTATGATTAAGGTACAAGAAGCAGAGGAAACTACTGCTAGCGGGTTGGTATTAACATCTGCATCAAAAGAAAAATCTCAAACAGGAACAATTGTTGCTATTGGAAATGGACGTACATTAGATAATGGAACAGTTTTACCTATGAGTGTTGAAGTCGGTCAAACCGTCGTATTTGAAAAATATACTGGTCAAGAAATCACAGATGCAGGCGAAGATTTCTTAATTCTTCATGAACAAGATATCATCGCAATCGTAGAATAA
- the groL gene encoding chaperonin GroEL (60 kDa chaperone family; promotes refolding of misfolded polypeptides especially under stressful conditions; forms two stacked rings of heptamers to form a barrel-shaped 14mer; ends can be capped by GroES; misfolded proteins enter the barrel where they are refolded when GroES binds) produces MGKDIKFSEDARSSMMRGVDTLADIVKVTLGPKGRNVVLDKSFGSPLITNDGVTIAKEVELEDRFENMGAQLVAEVASKTNDIAGDGTTTATVLTQAIVREGLKNVTAGANPIGIRTGIEMATKEAVKALHDLSQQVDSKESIAQVAAVSSGSDTVGTLISEAMAKVGNDGVITIEESKGIETELEVVEGMQFDRGYLSQYMVTDNDKMEAVLESPYILITDKKISNIQDILPLLEQILQQNKPLVIIADDVDGEALPTLVLNKIRGTFNVAAVKAPGFGDRRKEMLEDIAVLTGGTVITEELGLDLKDTTLEALGSASKVVITKDTTTIVEGNGNKEAIKNRVELIRSQAADTTSEFDREKLQERLAKLSGGVAVVKVGAATETELKELKLRIEDALNATRAAVEEGIVPGGGTAFVNVLEKVSNVKADGDEQTGINIVLRALEEPVRQIAENAGMEGSVIVDKLKHAKPGIGYNAKTNEWVNMIEAGIVDPTKVSRSALQNAASVAALLLTTEGVIADVKSNDLPPMPGGMDPSMMGGMM; encoded by the coding sequence ATGGGAAAAGATATTAAATTTTCTGAAGACGCACGTAGCTCAATGATGCGTGGTGTTGATACACTAGCAGATATTGTAAAAGTAACATTAGGACCTAAAGGACGTAATGTGGTTTTAGATAAATCATTTGGTTCACCACTCATCACAAATGACGGGGTGACAATTGCTAAAGAGGTAGAATTAGAAGACCGCTTTGAGAACATGGGAGCTCAATTAGTAGCTGAAGTTGCATCAAAAACAAATGACATTGCTGGAGATGGTACAACGACTGCTACTGTGTTAACTCAAGCGATTGTTCGTGAAGGGTTAAAAAATGTGACAGCTGGAGCTAATCCTATTGGAATTCGTACAGGAATTGAAATGGCAACTAAAGAAGCTGTTAAAGCATTACATGACTTATCTCAACAAGTCGATTCTAAAGAATCAATTGCTCAAGTTGCAGCTGTTTCTTCTGGTAGTGACACTGTAGGTACTTTGATTTCTGAGGCTATGGCTAAAGTTGGTAACGACGGAGTTATTACAATTGAGGAATCTAAAGGAATTGAAACAGAATTAGAAGTTGTTGAGGGGATGCAATTTGATCGTGGGTACTTATCTCAATATATGGTAACAGACAATGACAAAATGGAAGCTGTTTTAGAAAGTCCATATATTTTAATTACAGATAAAAAAATCTCTAATATCCAAGATATTTTACCTTTACTTGAACAAATTTTACAACAAAACAAACCATTAGTTATTATTGCTGATGATGTTGACGGGGAAGCTCTACCTACTCTTGTCTTAAATAAAATTAGAGGAACATTCAATGTCGCAGCTGTCAAAGCACCAGGTTTTGGCGATAGACGTAAAGAGATGCTTGAAGACATTGCTGTTTTAACTGGTGGTACAGTTATCACTGAAGAATTAGGTTTAGACCTAAAAGATACAACTTTAGAAGCTTTAGGAAGTGCAAGTAAAGTTGTTATTACAAAAGATACAACAACAATTGTTGAAGGAAATGGTAATAAAGAAGCTATTAAAAACCGCGTTGAATTAATCCGTTCTCAAGCAGCTGATACAACATCAGAATTTGACCGTGAAAAATTACAAGAACGCTTAGCTAAATTATCTGGTGGTGTTGCTGTTGTTAAAGTCGGAGCAGCTACTGAAACAGAATTAAAAGAGTTAAAATTACGTATTGAAGATGCGCTTAATGCAACTCGTGCTGCTGTTGAAGAAGGCATCGTTCCTGGTGGAGGTACAGCTTTTGTCAATGTACTTGAAAAAGTATCTAATGTAAAAGCAGACGGTGATGAGCAAACTGGGATTAATATTGTCCTACGTGCATTAGAAGAGCCTGTTCGTCAAATCGCAGAAAATGCTGGAATGGAAGGCTCTGTTATTGTTGACAAGCTAAAACATGCTAAGCCTGGTATAGGTTATAACGCTAAAACAAATGAGTGGGTAAACATGATTGAAGCAGGTATTGTCGATCCAACTAAAGTAAGTCGCTCAGCTTTACAAAATGCTGCAAGTGTTGCTGCTTTATTATTAACTACTGAGGGTGTTATTGCAGATGTTAAATCTAATGACCTGCCTCCTATGCCAGGTGGTATGGATCCATCAATGATGGGCGGTATGATGTAA
- a CDS encoding IS256 family transposase encodes MTKKKKDQKSAKLAQSIIDAYQPESVEDMQEALKDVFGPMFEAMLRGELDNHLGYENQSRQEKETQNRRNGYGNKKLKTSFGELDIQVPRDRDASFEPEIIPKRSRDVSSIEGKVLSMYAKGMSQRDIASTIEDIYGFTISHDMVSDITDQILPELEEWQIRPLAKCYAFLFVDCMYVTLRENYEVKECAVYTILGYDLKGNKEILGLWLNQTESKNRWMQIFDEIKERGVEDILFISMDGVSGLENGAKAIFPGVVVQRCLVHLVRNALRYVPSKSYKEVCKDMKSFYSASSLKAAQTAFDTFQTKWAVYPGAIDVWKRNFHHVEQLFDYGSAIRKIMYTTNAVESVHSSFRKVTKKGAFPNENALLKLLYLRVKELQSKWEGGHVHNWAMVLNQLTVNDSFSKRVEKYNRY; translated from the coding sequence ATGACAAAAAAGAAAAAAGATCAAAAATCAGCGAAGTTAGCTCAATCAATTATTGATGCCTATCAACCAGAATCGGTTGAAGACATGCAAGAAGCCCTAAAAGATGTTTTTGGACCGATGTTTGAAGCAATGCTTCGTGGAGAATTAGATAATCATTTAGGTTATGAGAATCAGTCAAGACAAGAAAAAGAAACTCAAAACAGACGGAATGGATATGGAAATAAAAAATTAAAAACAAGTTTTGGTGAATTAGACATTCAGGTTCCTAGAGATAGAGACGCTTCTTTTGAGCCAGAAATTATTCCTAAAAGAAGCAGAGACGTTTCAAGTATTGAAGGAAAAGTTCTTTCTATGTATGCCAAAGGCATGAGTCAACGAGATATTGCCTCGACAATTGAAGATATTTATGGTTTTACTATTTCTCATGATATGGTGTCGGATATCACAGATCAAATATTACCAGAACTTGAGGAATGGCAAATCAGACCTCTGGCCAAATGCTATGCCTTCTTGTTTGTCGATTGTATGTATGTCACTCTAAGAGAAAATTATGAAGTGAAAGAATGTGCGGTGTATACAATTCTTGGTTATGATTTAAAAGGAAATAAAGAAATTCTAGGTCTTTGGCTAAATCAAACAGAATCGAAAAATAGATGGATGCAGATTTTTGATGAGATTAAAGAGCGTGGCGTTGAAGATATTTTGTTTATTTCAATGGATGGTGTATCAGGGCTTGAAAATGGAGCCAAAGCTATTTTCCCAGGTGTTGTCGTTCAACGTTGTCTGGTCCATTTAGTTAGAAATGCCCTTCGTTATGTGCCAAGTAAAAGTTATAAAGAGGTTTGTAAGGATATGAAGTCTTTTTACAGTGCCTCCTCTTTAAAAGCGGCTCAAACAGCTTTTGATACCTTTCAAACAAAGTGGGCAGTCTATCCTGGAGCTATTGATGTTTGGAAAAGAAATTTCCACCATGTCGAACAATTATTTGATTACGGCTCAGCTATTCGAAAAATAATGTACACGACAAATGCTGTAGAAAGTGTTCACTCTAGTTTCCGCAAGGTAACTAAAAAAGGAGCTTTCCCTAATGAGAATGCCCTTCTTAAGCTATTATATCTTCGAGTGAAAGAACTTCAAAGTAAATGGGAAGGTGGGCATGTTCATAATTGGGCTATGGTGCTTAACCAATTAACGGTCAACGACTCTTTTTCAAAACGTGTCGAAAAATATAATCGTTACTAA
- a CDS encoding IS256 family transposase, which yields MNNFTTEIMETLINKGDLDDLFRHHLELAINSLLKAELTAFLDYEKYDRSGFNSGNSRNGNYSRSFKTEYGELNLVIPRDRNGEFSQQTLPAYKRTNDSLETTIIQLFQKGITMSEISDLIEKMYGHYYTPQTISNISKIVSEDVLAFKERTLEAKYSVIFMDATHIPVKRKTVAKEAIYIVIGIRLDGTKEVLGFTIAPTESAYIWKEILQDLKDRGLEEVLLVVTDGLNGIHDSIHSVYPNAQFQQCCVHVSRNIAHKVRVKDRKEICDDFKTVYQALSKEEAIEQVTFMTEKWKKQYPRVVKLLMNPAILTFYNFPPSIRRTIYSTNLIEGFNKQLKKYTKRKEQFPNEESLERFLVSQFNEYNQKFLGRVHKGFKEIQDTLESMF from the coding sequence ATGAATAATTTTACTACAGAAATTATGGAAACACTAATCAATAAAGGTGATTTGGATGATTTGTTTCGCCATCATCTAGAGCTAGCTATTAATTCATTATTAAAAGCTGAACTGACAGCATTTCTTGACTATGAAAAATATGATAGATCTGGATTTAATTCAGGTAATTCCCGAAATGGGAATTATTCACGTTCATTTAAAACGGAGTATGGAGAACTAAATTTAGTAATCCCTAGAGATAGGAATGGTGAGTTTTCTCAACAAACATTACCTGCTTATAAAAGAACCAATGACTCTTTAGAAACGACTATTATTCAGCTATTTCAAAAAGGAATAACGATGTCTGAAATCTCTGATTTAATTGAAAAGATGTATGGTCATTATTACACGCCACAAACTATTTCAAACATAAGTAAAATTGTATCTGAAGATGTTTTAGCTTTTAAAGAAAGAACTTTAGAGGCTAAATACTCAGTTATTTTTATGGATGCTACTCATATTCCAGTAAAAAGGAAAACCGTAGCAAAAGAAGCTATTTACATAGTAATTGGTATCCGGTTAGATGGAACCAAAGAAGTTCTAGGATTTACTATTGCTCCAACTGAATCTGCCTACATTTGGAAAGAGATACTTCAAGACCTAAAAGACCGTGGTTTAGAAGAGGTTTTATTAGTTGTAACTGATGGTTTAAACGGTATTCACGATAGCATCCATAGTGTCTATCCAAATGCTCAATTTCAACAATGTTGTGTTCATGTCTCTAGAAATATTGCTCATAAAGTTCGTGTTAAGGATAGAAAAGAAATCTGTGATGATTTTAAAACTGTCTATCAAGCTCTTTCAAAAGAGGAAGCAATTGAACAAGTAACTTTTATGACAGAAAAATGGAAAAAGCAGTATCCACGAGTTGTGAAGTTACTCATGAATCCTGCTATATTAACTTTCTATAACTTCCCGCCATCAATCAGAAGAACTATCTACTCAACTAACTTGATTGAGGGATTCAATAAACAGTTAAAAAAATATACAAAGAGAAAAGAACAATTTCCTAATGAAGAATCTCTGGAGAGATTCCTTGTTTCTCAGTTCAATGAATATAACCAAAAGTTTTTAGGTAGAGTGCATAAAGGATTTAAGGAAATTCAAGATACATTAGAATCAATGTTTTAA
- a CDS encoding ISL3 family transposase: MDNHTRKLLNLTDKSIIFEKDWLTEATIRGRRSNIIRGRLTSPDRICPSCHQNTCVKNGTYTTKTQLPEFNRVTTYLELKRERYLCKECHTTFSADTALVDDYCHISKTLKYQIALDLKEDRSRKEIARFHHVSDNTVQRVLYDFTNHCLTNFQHLPKVLCVDEFKSTKSCQSGMSFICADAESKKIIDILPDRRLFSLIKYFLKYSRKERLKVKFLVMDMNANYGGLLKTVFPHAEIVTDRFHIIQHINRSFNQLRIKEMNQLKRYDNEEAKQYRRIKKYWKLFLKDSSQLSATTYSNYPLFNKSMTQVGVIEELLSYNSTIKIAYDYIQELKYAYETKDSDLFLELTHSISNELPKEFKAKFKTFQTFRQGVTNALNYSYSNGFLEGINNRIKAIKRTAYGYRNFLTFKRRIFLIQGQSFQFN; this comes from the coding sequence ATGGATAATCATACTAGAAAATTACTTAATTTAACAGACAAATCTATTATTTTTGAAAAAGATTGGTTAACTGAGGCTACTATTAGAGGTAGACGCTCAAATATAATAAGGGGAAGACTAACGTCTCCAGACAGAATATGCCCCTCTTGTCATCAGAATACGTGTGTTAAAAATGGTACTTATACTACTAAAACACAACTACCAGAGTTTAATAGGGTCACAACTTATTTAGAACTTAAAAGAGAACGATATCTATGTAAAGAATGTCATACAACATTCAGTGCTGATACTGCGTTAGTCGATGACTATTGTCATATATCGAAAACATTAAAGTATCAAATCGCCTTAGATTTGAAAGAAGATCGTTCAAGAAAAGAGATCGCTAGATTCCATCATGTTTCTGATAACACGGTACAACGTGTTTTATACGACTTTACCAACCACTGTCTAACCAACTTTCAACATCTACCAAAAGTACTATGTGTCGATGAATTTAAATCAACTAAGTCATGTCAATCTGGTATGAGCTTTATTTGTGCTGATGCTGAAAGTAAAAAGATTATTGATATTTTACCAGATAGACGTCTCTTCTCTCTTATTAAGTACTTCCTGAAATACTCCAGAAAAGAGCGGTTAAAAGTGAAGTTTCTCGTCATGGATATGAATGCCAACTACGGTGGCCTTCTTAAAACTGTATTTCCACATGCAGAGATTGTGACAGATAGATTCCATATCATTCAGCATATCAATCGTTCTTTTAATCAACTAAGAATAAAAGAAATGAATCAATTAAAACGTTATGATAATGAAGAAGCAAAACAATACCGGAGAATAAAAAAATATTGGAAACTATTTTTAAAAGACTCTAGTCAATTAAGTGCCACTACATATAGTAATTATCCTCTTTTCAATAAAAGTATGACACAAGTTGGTGTCATTGAAGAACTTCTTTCCTATAACTCAACTATAAAAATCGCATATGATTATATACAAGAGTTAAAATATGCTTATGAAACAAAGGATTCAGACTTATTTTTAGAATTAACTCATTCTATCTCTAATGAGCTTCCTAAGGAATTTAAAGCCAAATTCAAAACATTCCAAACCTTCAGGCAAGGTGTTACCAATGCTTTAAATTATTCTTATTCAAATGGTTTTTTAGAAGGAATTAACAACCGAATCAAAGCTATCAAACGAACAGCCTATGGTTACCGAAATTTCTTAACTTTTAAGCGACGGATTTTCCTTATTCAAGGTCAATCATTTCAATTTAATTAA
- a CDS encoding helix-turn-helix transcriptional regulator has product MGIQEALIIRQEFKSKSFKYLTSELSIENIYNSLNLTKKDITDNNMISFLNYYYLTIEKTNNKNLNDFLNSTRHNNFQYKTTKNLEQENINKRKEAIKRLYTRGATLEEIAIRLNISLRTVKYNFKDIQLSEDEIKKAKSNRNLVLDLTDD; this is encoded by the coding sequence TTGGGAATACAGGAAGCATTGATTATCAGACAAGAATTTAAGAGTAAATCTTTTAAATATTTAACAAGTGAACTATCAATTGAAAATATTTATAATTCACTGAACCTAACTAAAAAAGATATTACGGATAATAATATGATTTCCTTCTTAAATTATTACTATTTAACTATTGAAAAAACTAATAATAAAAATCTTAATGACTTTCTAAATTCGACTAGACATAATAATTTTCAATACAAAACTACAAAAAATTTAGAGCAAGAAAATATCAACAAACGAAAAGAAGCAATAAAAAGATTATATACAAGAGGAGCAACATTAGAAGAAATTGCTATTCGGCTTAATATATCATTACGGACTGTTAAGTACAATTTTAAAGATATACAGTTATCAGAAGATGAAATTAAAAAAGCAAAAAGTAATCGTAATCTTGTTCTTGACCTTACTGACGATTAA
- a CDS encoding DUF916 and DUF3324 domain-containing protein — protein MQRKRLSLVILLGFIMCFVFTSKQVSAKEMPFSVSTQQSKNQRDKTKSYYDLRVKPGTVEHLEVDIQNKTDQKMTVSILANTAITNNNGIIDYSKTSPKLEKSLSIPFSSLVDDIPDVELGANESKTVKIPVKVPDKPFDGIVLGGLHFFEKNNRDTKEEVTDIQAKNNFSYVIGVRLSENDKQVPVQLNLLSVQASQRNYKNIIAAKLQNPEPRILSHLEIQSEVYMAKGKKEPIYTHQTKDMSMAPYSSFEYEIPLDSERFKAGDYLLHLVAKTNNREFEFQEPFTITKEEASRLNSTMVGGKSKPTHTLLIIGVIVVACILVVLFIVVKNRKTNHPVAKTDREKRMLANKKGQANKSVFSVFKLTKNTKSLKSSRHERLGDKNKK, from the coding sequence ATGCAACGTAAAAGATTAAGTTTAGTTATTTTACTTGGCTTTATAATGTGTTTTGTTTTTACAAGTAAACAGGTTAGCGCTAAAGAGATGCCATTTTCTGTTTCTACACAACAATCCAAAAATCAGCGGGATAAAACGAAGTCTTATTATGATTTACGAGTTAAACCTGGAACGGTTGAGCATTTGGAAGTAGATATTCAAAATAAAACAGATCAAAAAATGACGGTGAGTATTTTAGCTAATACAGCTATTACAAATAATAATGGTATTATTGATTATAGTAAAACATCTCCAAAACTAGAAAAATCATTAAGTATCCCTTTTTCTAGCTTAGTGGATGACATACCAGATGTTGAGTTAGGAGCTAATGAATCAAAAACAGTTAAAATACCTGTTAAAGTCCCAGATAAGCCATTTGATGGTATCGTTTTAGGTGGCTTACATTTTTTTGAAAAAAATAATCGTGATACTAAAGAAGAAGTAACAGATATTCAAGCAAAAAATAATTTTTCTTATGTCATAGGAGTTAGACTTTCTGAAAATGACAAGCAAGTTCCAGTACAATTAAATTTACTAAGTGTTCAAGCAAGTCAGAGGAACTATAAAAATATCATAGCTGCTAAATTACAAAATCCAGAACCACGTATTTTAAGCCATTTAGAGATTCAATCAGAAGTTTATATGGCTAAAGGAAAAAAAGAACCTATATACACTCACCAAACAAAAGATATGAGTATGGCACCGTATTCAAGTTTTGAATATGAAATTCCTTTAGATTCAGAGCGTTTTAAGGCAGGTGATTACCTATTACATTTAGTCGCTAAAACTAATAACCGTGAGTTTGAATTTCAAGAACCTTTTACAATCACTAAAGAAGAAGCCAGTCGGTTAAATAGCACCATGGTAGGTGGCAAATCTAAGCCAACACATACATTGCTAATTATAGGTGTGATTGTAGTTGCATGTATTTTAGTTGTGCTCTTTATTGTAGTAAAAAATAGAAAAACTAATCATCCTGTAGCCAAAACAGACAGAGAAAAGCGTATGTTGGCAAATAAAAAAGGACAAGCAAACAAATCTGTATTTTCTGTTTTTAAACTTACTAAAAATACTAAGTCATTAAAATCCTCCCGCCATGAACGACTTGGTGATAAAAATAAAAAGTAA
- a CDS encoding DUF6681 family protein: MEALIALLLTNVTKFLNYLNINPRLQNKILTVASGLSTLYILRIARGFYRNGNYVKSFIYVGIFIILAYFIVLNFIYYFKNQKVKWDVTNFIEDIVPEDVTFDGTTPKNGKPIIQGKQLDIQLYKDSDMIIEQVIESLVNQHNITATALQEHTFELDKYTLIPYYKIRKKQLFIGSSYSDLKEVATIHVDEDADTLVPLGVFVKGGAYELDGVIYKEPYSLELRVKDLDDETIDDETATP; this comes from the coding sequence ATGGAAGCTCTAATTGCGTTGTTATTGACTAATGTGACTAAATTTTTGAATTACTTAAATATTAATCCAAGACTTCAAAATAAAATTTTAACAGTAGCTAGTGGTTTATCAACCCTCTATATTTTAAGAATTGCTAGAGGATTTTACCGAAACGGCAACTATGTTAAATCTTTTATCTATGTTGGTATTTTCATCATTCTAGCTTACTTTATTGTTCTAAACTTTATTTACTACTTTAAAAATCAAAAAGTAAAGTGGGATGTCACTAACTTTATCGAAGATATTGTACCTGAGGATGTCACTTTTGACGGAACAACACCAAAAAATGGAAAACCAATTATTCAAGGAAAACAACTTGATATTCAGTTATATAAAGATAGTGATATGATTATCGAGCAAGTCATCGAATCCTTAGTTAATCAACATAATATCACTGCAACAGCACTTCAAGAACATACTTTTGAACTTGATAAATACACGTTAATTCCTTACTACAAAATTAGAAAAAAACAATTGTTTATTGGTAGTAGTTATTCTGATTTAAAAGAGGTTGCTACCATCCATGTTGATGAAGATGCTGATACTCTTGTTCCTTTAGGTGTTTTTGTTAAGGGAGGCGCTTATGAATTAGATGGTGTCATTTATAAAGAACCTTACTCATTAGAACTTAGAGTAAAAGATTTAGATGATGAGACAATTGATGATGAAACAGCTACTCCTTAA
- the rpsD gene encoding 30S ribosomal protein S4: MSRYTGPSWKISRRLGISLSGTGKELERRPYAPGQHGPNQRRNTSEYGMQLTEKQKLRHMYGLNERQFRNLFVRAGKIREGKHGVNFMILLDQRLDNVVYKLGLASTRRQARQLVNHGHVLVDGKRVDIPSYEVSVGQVISIREKSKDMIIIKEAVESTLGRPAYVSFDAEKLEGSLIRLPERDELPQDIDEAFVVEYYNQKL, translated from the coding sequence ATGTCACGTTATACAGGACCAAGTTGGAAAATCTCTCGTCGTTTAGGAATTTCATTATCAGGAACTGGTAAAGAATTAGAACGTCGCCCTTACGCACCAGGTCAACACGGACCAAACCAAAGAAGAAATACATCTGAATACGGTATGCAATTAACAGAAAAACAAAAATTACGTCATATGTACGGTTTAAACGAACGTCAATTCCGTAATTTATTCGTTAGAGCTGGTAAAATCAGAGAAGGTAAACATGGTGTTAACTTCATGATCTTATTAGACCAACGTTTAGATAATGTTGTTTACAAATTAGGTTTAGCTTCAACTCGTCGTCAAGCACGTCAGTTAGTTAACCACGGTCACGTTTTAGTAGATGGAAAACGCGTTGATATCCCTTCTTACGAAGTAAGTGTTGGACAAGTTATTTCTATCCGTGAAAAATCTAAAGATATGATTATCATTAAAGAAGCTGTTGAATCGACATTAGGTCGTCCAGCTTACGTTAGTTTTGATGCTGAAAAATTAGAAGGTAGCTTAATCCGTTTACCAGAACGTGATGAATTACCACAAGATATTGATGAAGCATTCGTAGTTGAGTACTACAACCAAAAACTATAA
- a CDS encoding PadR family transcriptional regulator: MNVPMTDSTYLILLSLLEERHGYGIMKVIEDTSTGQIKIGPASMYTILKKLVDSGDISLKQDINRKKMYVITNLGLEKLKLEVERRQLFAEVGEALLKGNSARGIIEESDFNEK, encoded by the coding sequence ATGAATGTACCAATGACAGATTCAACTTATTTGATTTTGCTAAGTTTACTAGAAGAGCGACATGGTTACGGAATTATGAAAGTCATTGAGGATACGTCTACAGGTCAGATTAAAATAGGACCAGCTAGTATGTACACGATTTTAAAAAAATTAGTCGATAGTGGTGATATTTCATTAAAACAAGATATTAATCGCAAAAAAATGTATGTTATTACAAATCTTGGTTTAGAAAAATTAAAACTTGAAGTTGAGCGTAGGCAGTTATTTGCTGAAGTGGGAGAGGCTTTACTAAAAGGTAATTCTGCTAGAGGTATTATTGAAGAATCTGATTTTAATGAGAAATGA
- a CDS encoding ABC transporter ATP-binding protein: MLEVKNLTKRFGDMTAVDEMSFTIPNGQILGLIGQNGAGKSTTFRLILNFIDADSGTIFWDGEPITEEDYNIIGYLPEERGLYPKVTIEDQLIYFGRLRGKAKEEIVPLIDEWMEKFQVKGKKTDKVKSLSKGNQQKVQLIATLIHNPKLVILDEPFSGLDPVNAELLKTGILELKEKGSCVIFSSHNMENVEKICDHLIMLRDGETVLDGDVQEIRESFGRTFLEIESKLSEEELLEINGVTILDKKGDNHYLIKLDKPEIGQDIFKLALEKSDYIQIFNQQPPTLEDIFKLKVGEENE; encoded by the coding sequence ATGTTAGAGGTGAAAAACCTAACGAAGCGTTTTGGAGACATGACGGCAGTCGATGAGATGAGTTTTACGATACCAAATGGTCAAATTTTAGGATTAATTGGTCAAAACGGGGCAGGGAAATCCACGACGTTTCGTTTGATTTTAAATTTTATTGATGCAGATAGTGGGACTATTTTTTGGGATGGTGAACCGATTACTGAAGAGGATTATAATATCATTGGTTACTTACCAGAAGAGCGTGGTCTTTACCCAAAAGTCACCATTGAGGATCAATTAATTTATTTTGGTCGCCTACGTGGTAAGGCGAAAGAAGAGATTGTCCCATTAATTGATGAGTGGATGGAAAAATTTCAAGTAAAAGGTAAAAAAACAGATAAAGTCAAATCTTTATCTAAAGGAAATCAACAAAAAGTCCAGTTGATTGCCACACTGATTCACAATCCAAAATTAGTTATCTTAGATGAGCCTTTTAGTGGTCTAGATCCAGTGAATGCTGAATTACTCAAGACTGGGATTTTAGAGCTAAAAGAGAAAGGGTCTTGTGTGATTTTTTCAAGTCACAATATGGAAAATGTGGAGAAAATTTGTGACCATTTAATAATGCTTCGAGATGGAGAAACTGTTTTAGATGGTGATGTTCAAGAAATTCGTGAGAGTTTTGGGAGAACTTTTTTAGAAATCGAAAGCAAGCTCAGTGAAGAGGAGTTGCTAGAGATAAATGGTGTGACAATATTAGATAAAAAAGGTGACAATCACTATTTAATTAAATTAGATAAACCAGAAATAGGGCAAGATATATTTAAACTTGCTTTAGAAAAGTCAGATTATATCCAAATTTTTAATCAACAACCACCCACTTTAGAGGATATATTTAAACTGAAAGTAGGTGAGGAGAATGAATAA